The Immundisolibacter cernigliae genome has a window encoding:
- a CDS encoding 4Fe-4S dicluster domain-containing protein, translating to MTASSALDQCEQIAGKWRVLIDRNRCEGKEKCAQVCPEGVFSIRRLTDDEFNTHVKGFLPRLKVRAHGRRQAFADNEQDCRNCLRCVAACPEDAIQVVPR from the coding sequence ATGACCGCAAGCAGCGCGCTCGACCAGTGCGAACAAATCGCCGGCAAGTGGCGGGTGCTGATCGACCGCAACCGTTGCGAGGGCAAGGAAAAATGCGCGCAGGTGTGCCCGGAGGGCGTGTTCAGCATCCGTCGCCTCACGGACGATGAATTCAACACCCACGTGAAAGGCTTTCTGCCGCGCCTGAAAGTGCGCGCCCACGGCCGCCGCCAGGCCTTCGCCGACAACGAACAGGACTGCCGCAACTGCCTGCGCTGCGTGGCCGCCTGCCCGGAAGACGCCATCCAGGTCGTGCCGCGCTAA
- a CDS encoding ATP-binding cassette domain-containing protein, translating to MIRLQKLSLTRGTKPLLDGADLTLNPGEKVGLIGANGSGKSSLFALLRGELTADGGAVDFPATWRISHVAQETPALDRPALEYVIDGDGVLRDLEAQLAAAEAAHDGERIGYLHAALADADAYTVRSRAEILLAGLGFAQSQMMDPVASFSGGWRMRLNLAQALMSPSDLLLLDEPTNHLDLDAILWLEDWLKRYPGTLIVISHDRDFLDGLTNVIAHLFETKLKRYGGNYSAFEKQRAINLSVGQAAFEKQSRERAHLKSFIDRFKAKASKARQAQSRMKMLAKMEELAPIHATAAFSFEFREPERAPNPLLVLEDAVAGYPSEQPGGRAKVILSRLNLILQAEQRIGLLGVNGAGKSTLIKTLVGELPPLAGSVNLNKGLSIGYFAQHQIEMLRLDQTPLWHLAKLAPNVREQQLRSFLGGFNFIGEMATTRVDTFSGGEKARLVLALIVWQRPNLLVLDEPTNHLDLETREALTVALAQFEGTLVLVSHDRHLLRATTEEFMIVADGSLKPFDGDLDDYRDWLFKTKLGKRTDTAAAPSPADRKEQKRHSAAARQHLSDQRKPIEARIRRLETQIQRHTARAAELQSLLSDPALYADDQKDALKARLFEQATQVKELKQLEAEWLEQQTELDSLGG from the coding sequence ATGATCCGCCTGCAAAAACTCTCCCTCACACGCGGCACCAAGCCTCTGCTGGACGGCGCCGACCTGACACTCAACCCGGGCGAGAAAGTCGGCCTGATCGGCGCCAACGGCTCGGGCAAATCCAGCCTGTTCGCGCTGCTGCGCGGCGAGCTGACGGCCGACGGCGGCGCGGTCGATTTCCCCGCCACCTGGCGCATCTCGCACGTGGCTCAGGAAACGCCGGCCCTGGACCGGCCGGCGCTGGAGTACGTCATCGACGGCGACGGCGTGCTGCGCGATCTGGAGGCCCAGCTGGCCGCCGCCGAAGCCGCCCACGACGGCGAGCGCATCGGCTACCTGCACGCCGCGCTGGCCGATGCGGACGCCTACACCGTGCGCTCGCGGGCGGAAATCCTGCTGGCGGGTCTGGGCTTCGCCCAGTCGCAGATGATGGACCCGGTCGCCAGCTTCTCCGGCGGCTGGCGCATGCGCCTCAACCTGGCGCAGGCCCTGATGAGCCCATCGGACCTGCTGCTGCTGGACGAGCCGACCAACCACCTGGACCTTGACGCCATCCTGTGGCTGGAAGACTGGCTCAAGCGCTACCCCGGCACGCTGATCGTCATCTCGCACGACCGCGATTTCCTGGATGGGCTCACCAACGTCATCGCGCACCTGTTCGAAACCAAGCTCAAACGCTACGGCGGCAACTACTCGGCCTTCGAGAAGCAGCGCGCCATCAACCTCTCCGTCGGCCAGGCCGCGTTCGAAAAGCAATCGCGCGAACGGGCGCACCTGAAGTCCTTCATCGACCGCTTCAAGGCCAAGGCCAGCAAGGCCCGACAGGCGCAGTCGCGAATGAAGATGCTGGCCAAGATGGAGGAACTGGCCCCGATCCACGCCACCGCCGCCTTCAGCTTCGAGTTTCGTGAGCCGGAACGCGCGCCCAATCCGCTGCTGGTGCTGGAGGACGCGGTCGCCGGCTATCCGTCCGAGCAGCCCGGCGGCCGGGCGAAGGTCATCCTGTCGCGGCTGAACCTGATCCTGCAGGCCGAGCAGCGCATCGGGCTGCTGGGCGTCAACGGCGCCGGCAAGTCCACGCTGATCAAGACGCTGGTCGGCGAACTGCCGCCGCTGGCCGGCAGCGTCAACCTGAACAAGGGCCTGTCGATCGGCTACTTCGCCCAGCATCAGATCGAAATGCTGCGCCTGGACCAGACGCCGCTGTGGCACCTGGCCAAGCTGGCCCCGAACGTGCGCGAACAGCAGCTGCGCAGCTTCCTGGGCGGCTTCAACTTCATCGGCGAGATGGCCACGACCCGGGTCGACACCTTCTCCGGCGGCGAGAAGGCACGCCTGGTGCTGGCGCTGATCGTATGGCAACGCCCCAACCTGCTGGTGCTGGATGAGCCCACCAACCACCTGGACCTTGAAACCCGCGAGGCGCTCACCGTCGCCCTGGCGCAATTCGAAGGCACCCTGGTGCTGGTGTCGCACGACCGGCACCTGCTGCGCGCCACGACCGAAGAATTCATGATCGTCGCCGACGGCAGCCTCAAACCCTTCGACGGCGATCTGGACGACTACCGCGACTGGCTGTTCAAGACCAAGCTTGGCAAGCGCACGGATACCGCCGCCGCGCCCTCGCCCGCCGATCGCAAGGAACAGAAGCGCCACAGCGCCGCCGCCCGCCAGCACCTGTCCGACCAGCGAAAGCCCATCGAAGCGCGCATCAGGCGCCTGGAAACCCAGATTCAGCGCCACACCGCCCGCGCCGCCGAGCTGCAAAGCCTGCTCAGCGACCCGGCGCTCTACGCCGACGATCAGAAGGACGCGCTCAAGGCACGCCTGTTCGAACAGGCGACGCAGGTCAAGGAGCTCAAACAGCTCGAAGCCGAGTGGCTGGAGCAGCAGACGGAGCTGGACAGCCTGGGCGGCTGA
- a CDS encoding CaiB/BaiF CoA transferase family protein produces MPLTGIRVLELGSMVAAPLGATLLGDMGADVIKIEPPGGEEGRRVGPRLGDDTGLYIGVNRNKRGMVLDLTQPPGQEVLRRLVQQTDIVIHNQRSPARERLGLDYAALAAIRPDIILITVSTYGESGPYAGRPGIDPSAQALGGLMAGTGEPGGPSLKAGAAVADVTAATLVSYAAMLALWARARDRQGQAAEVALIDGVVHLQGVQLGEYLLTGSPPPRVGNRSPFYAPYNSYRCADGGEVHLAAFNNKFYRNLCGALDAPELIDDPRFVSPASRLENRDALDLQIAACCARHSRAELMARLEHADVVAAPVNDYPAAAADPQLRHNGMFVPVEHSAHGRLEVPGIPLHLLGTPGAVRRSPPMLGEHTSEILAELACRVDEPNAP; encoded by the coding sequence ATGCCGCTAACCGGCATCCGCGTCCTGGAACTGGGCAGCATGGTGGCGGCCCCGCTGGGCGCCACACTGCTGGGCGACATGGGCGCCGATGTCATCAAGATCGAGCCACCCGGCGGCGAGGAAGGCCGCCGGGTCGGCCCGCGCCTGGGCGACGACACCGGGCTCTACATCGGCGTGAACCGCAACAAGCGTGGCATGGTGCTGGACCTGACCCAGCCGCCCGGCCAGGAGGTGCTGCGCCGCCTGGTGCAGCAGACCGACATCGTCATCCATAACCAGCGCAGTCCGGCCCGCGAGCGGCTAGGGCTGGACTACGCCGCGCTGGCCGCCATCCGGCCGGACATCATCCTGATCACCGTCAGCACCTATGGCGAGAGCGGCCCCTACGCCGGTCGGCCGGGCATTGATCCTTCCGCCCAGGCGCTGGGCGGCCTGATGGCCGGCACCGGCGAGCCGGGCGGCCCGTCCCTCAAGGCCGGCGCCGCGGTGGCCGACGTGACGGCTGCCACGCTGGTCTCGTACGCGGCCATGCTCGCCCTGTGGGCGCGCGCCCGCGACCGCCAGGGTCAGGCGGCCGAGGTGGCGCTGATCGACGGCGTAGTGCACCTGCAGGGCGTGCAGCTTGGCGAGTACCTGCTGACCGGCAGTCCACCGCCGCGGGTCGGCAACCGCAGCCCGTTCTATGCGCCGTACAACAGCTACCGCTGCGCGGACGGCGGCGAAGTGCATCTGGCCGCCTTCAACAACAAGTTCTATCGCAATCTGTGTGGGGCGCTGGACGCGCCGGAGCTGATCGACGACCCGCGCTTCGTCAGCCCCGCCTCACGCCTGGAAAACCGCGACGCCCTGGACCTGCAAATCGCCGCCTGCTGCGCCCGCCATTCGCGCGCCGAATTGATGGCCCGCCTCGAGCACGCCGACGTCGTTGCCGCGCCGGTCAACGACTACCCTGCTGCAGCCGCCGACCCGCAGCTGCGCCACAACGGCATGTTCGTGCCGGTCGAGCACAGCGCTCACGGCCGCCTCGAAGTGCCCGGCATTCCGCTTCACCTGCTGGGCACACCGGGCGCAGTGCGCCGGTCGCCGCCGATGCTGGGCGAACACACCTCGGAAATCCTGGCAGAACTCGCCTGTCGGGTTGATGAGCCGAACGCGCCGTAG
- a CDS encoding NAD(P)H-dependent flavin oxidoreductase, translating to MHNPLSTVLTERLDIAYPICQAGMGFIARGELAAAVSAAGGFGVLGAEGLSADELAAEIAKVRALTDRPFGVDILFGQVKSERSDAVAEYSAQVQRQIEVVLEARVPVLISGLGSPAGVLDAAHARGMTVMSVIGNVRQARRLAVAGVDMLIAQGHEAGGHTGRVGTFTLLPQVVDAVDVPVLAAGGIGDGRGLVAALALGTCGVWLGTRFVAAAEAYAHEAYKQKIVAIDEEGTVVTRAHSGKPCRLVRNAFTEHWDARPQDILPFPAQHIAVGRDAARRARYEGAVDDGGLPAGQVSGMIREVLPAGQIVRNIVAEAQATLARLGRA from the coding sequence ATGCATAACCCACTTTCCACTGTGCTCACCGAGCGCCTGGACATCGCCTACCCGATCTGCCAGGCCGGCATGGGTTTCATTGCCCGTGGCGAGCTGGCCGCTGCGGTGTCGGCCGCCGGGGGGTTTGGGGTGCTGGGGGCCGAGGGTCTGTCGGCGGACGAGCTGGCCGCCGAGATCGCCAAGGTGCGCGCGCTCACGGACCGCCCGTTTGGCGTCGACATCCTGTTCGGGCAGGTCAAGAGCGAGCGCAGCGACGCGGTGGCCGAATACTCGGCCCAGGTGCAGCGCCAGATCGAGGTGGTGCTGGAAGCGCGCGTGCCGGTGCTGATCTCGGGTCTGGGTTCGCCGGCCGGCGTGCTGGACGCCGCCCACGCGCGGGGCATGACGGTCATGTCGGTGATCGGCAACGTGCGCCAAGCCAGGCGCCTGGCCGTCGCGGGGGTCGACATGCTGATCGCGCAGGGTCACGAGGCCGGCGGCCACACCGGGCGCGTCGGTACCTTCACCTTGCTGCCACAGGTGGTGGACGCGGTCGACGTGCCGGTGCTGGCGGCCGGTGGCATCGGCGACGGGCGCGGCCTGGTGGCGGCGCTGGCGCTGGGCACCTGTGGCGTGTGGCTGGGCACGCGCTTCGTCGCCGCCGCCGAGGCCTACGCACACGAGGCCTACAAGCAAAAGATCGTCGCCATCGACGAGGAAGGCACGGTCGTCACCCGCGCCCACAGCGGCAAGCCGTGCCGGTTGGTCAGGAACGCCTTTACCGAGCACTGGGATGCCCGCCCGCAGGACATCCTGCCCTTCCCGGCCCAGCACATCGCGGTCGGGCGGGATGCGGCGCGGCGCGCCCGCTACGAGGGCGCCGTGGACGACGGCGGCCTGCCGGCCGGCCAGGTGTCGGGCATGATCCGCGAGGTGCTGCCGGCCGGGCAGATCGTGCGCAACATCGTGGCCGAGGCGCAGGCGACACTGGCGCGCCTGGGCCGGGCCTGA